From Arachis stenosperma cultivar V10309 chromosome 2, arast.V10309.gnm1.PFL2, whole genome shotgun sequence, one genomic window encodes:
- the LOC130960195 gene encoding UDP-glycosyltransferase 72D1-like — protein MTITNTSTTHYHAALLCPPGMGHIIPFLELAKHLVSHTIITKVTLFIASINNKSSKPQVETNILQSSVKQGLFDIIHLPPIDAPANANMGTKLAIIMKESIPFICHEISTMTSPKPTILITELFGSLVLPIAEHFNMSKFVFWPSSAWNVALSLHTPTLDKVVEGEYTDQEEFIRIPGCNPISPCDLFSPFLDRNDQLYHEYLPMCEELRKVNGIFVNTFLELEAKTILALRSGKIYKVPIYPIGPLIREAKKQNCDDENRDHVIDWLDKQEEESVIYVSLGSGYTMSHEQIKEMALGLELSGKKFVWSLRPPSTKAGNDRYLTAGEDAGSNGVPKTQGSVSAFPDEFHKIQNRGLVVMDWAPQLEILKHSSIGVFVSHCGWNSILESVSCGVPIVGWPLFADQLMNAETMAKEIGIGIRLNVAQSTKVVGSEEIGKTICKIMDKEDIEGCAMRKRVKELKHIAEKAWSQDGPSFCEMRNAFVKISHTNGV, from the coding sequence ATGACAATTACAAACACTTCAACAACTCATTATCATGCTGCACTTCTATGTCCACCAGGTATGGGTCACATAATCCCTTTTCTTGAACTTGCCAAACACCTTGTGTCACATACCATAATTACCAAAGTAACCTTGTTTATAGCTTCAATTAACAACAAATCTTCTAAGCCTCAAGTAGAAACAAATATTCTTCAATCatcagtgaaacaaggcctcttTGACATCATTCATCTGCCTCCTATTGATGCTCCTGCTAATGCAAACATGGGAACAAAGCTAGCAATCATAATGAAAGAATCGATCCCATTTATTTGTCACGAAATCTCAACCATGACATCACCAAAAccaacaattctcatcactgaGCTATTTGGATCACTGGTGCTGCCTATTGCTGAACACTTCAACATGTCAAAGTTTGTATTTTGGCCTTCAAGTGCATGGAATGTTGCACTTTCACTTCACACACCAACATTAGATAAAGTTGTGGAAGGTGAGTACACAGATCAAGAAGAGTTTATCCGAATCCCTGGTTGCAACCCCATAAGCCCTTGTGATTTGTTCTCACCATTTCTTGATAGGAATGATCAATTGTATCATGAATATCTTCCAATGTGTGAGGAGTTAAGAAAGGTTAATGGAATTTTTGTGAACACTTTTCTTGAGCTAGAGGCTAAGACAATCTTAGctctaagaagtggaaaaatatACAAGGTACCAATTTATCCAATTGGACCATTGATCAGGGAAGCTAAGAAGCAGAATTGTGACGATGAAAATAGAGATCATGTTATTGATTGGTTAGACAAGCAAGAAGAAGAGTCAGTGATATATGTATCACTTGGTAGTGGATACACAATGTCACATGAACAAATCAAAGAGATGGCTTTGGGATTGGAGCTAAGTGGGAAGAAATTTGTTTGGTCTTTAAGGCCACCATCTACAAAAGCCGGGAACGATCGTTATCTCACAGCAGGCGAGGATGCCGGATCGAATGGCGTCCCTAAAACTCAAGGATCGGTTAGTGCTTTCCCAGATGAATTCCACAAGATACAAAACAGGGGTTTGGTGGTAATGGATTGGGCACCACAATTGGAGATTTTGAAGCATTCATCAATTGGAGTGTTTGTGTCACATTGTGGATGGAACTCAATACTAGAGAGTGTGTCATGTGGGGTTCCAATTGTTGGGTGGCCTCTGTTTGCAGATCAATTGATGAATGCAGAAACGATGGCTAAAGAAATTGGAATTGGAATTAGATTGAATGTGGCACAATCTACAAAAGTTGTTGGAAGTGAAGAGATAGGAAAAACTATATGTAAGATAATGGATAAGGAGGACATTGAAGGTTGTGCAATGAGGAAAAGGGTTAAGGAGCTTAAGCACATAGCAGAAAAAGCTTGGTCTCAAGATGGTCCTTCATTTTGTGAGATGAGAAATGCATTTGTAAAAATAAGTCACACAAATGGGGTGTGA
- the LOC130963396 gene encoding protein MAIN-LIKE 1-like yields MGDDPARLYRLDGVAHIAGVIEEEPQRCIRSMRRQQGMRLDDRYVPYLQMAGLYHLARLNDRWFRLDEALVSAFVERWRPETHTFHMPFGECTITLQDVAYQLGLPVDGRYVSGCLSEFHIYIEGGRPAWVWFQELLGVIPPPSQVQKYAVNCSWFQETFGECPEDADDETVRRYARAYIMMLLGTQLFADKSGNRIHIRWLPYVARLEEMGTYSWGSAALAWLYRCMCRVANRHVVKLAGPLQLLQSWIFWRFPRFRPAGYEESSWPLASRWSGYNPSGSEKGPRVEMWRLRIDMLQDGEFLWMPYTTPDVLQVVHPEVLEPRHMALWRSVTALIYFAVIEWHQIDRVLPQFGGVQPIPHPALNIDF; encoded by the exons ATGGGGGACGATCCGGCACGGTTATATCGGTTGGACGGAGTCGCTCATATAGCCGGGGTCATCGAGGAGGAG CCCCAGCGATGCATTAGGAGCATGCGGCGGCAGCAGGGCATGCGACTTGATGACAGATACGTTCCGTACTTGCAGATGGCAGGTCTATACCATCTTGCAAGGCTGAACGACCGATGGTTCCGGCTAGACGAGGCTCTTGTCAGTGCTTTCGTAGAGCGATGGCGTCCAGAGACGCACACGTTCCACATGCCGTTCGGAGAGTGCACCATCACACTCCAGGACGTGGCATACCAGCTGGGTTTGCCAGTGGACGGCCGTTACGTGAGCGGGTGCTTGTCCGAGTTCCATATATACATCGAGGGTGGCCGTCCAGCCTGGGTCTGGTTCCAGGAGTTGCTCGGAGTTATACCTCCTCCCAGCCAGGTTCAGAAGTACGCAGTGAACTGCAGCTGGTTTCAGGAGACCTTCGGGGAGTGCCCTGAGGATGCTGATGATGAGACTGTGCGCCGTTATGCCCGTGCGTACATCATGATGTTGTTGGGCACGCAGCTGTTTGCGGACAAGTCCGGGAACCGGATTCACATCAGATGGCTCCCGTACGTAGCTAGGCTGGAGGAGATGGGTACCTACAGCTGGGGTTCCGCCGCACTGGCTTGGTTGTACCGGTGCATGTGCCGAGTGGCAAACAGACATGTGGTCAAGTTAGCGGGCCCGCTTCAGCTGCTCCAGTCTTGGATCTTTTGGCGCTTTCCTCGATTTAGGCCAGCAGGATATGAGGAGTCGAGCTGGCCATTGGCATCCAG ATGGTCAGGTTACAACCCTTCCGGGAGCGAGAAGGGTCCTAGAGTGGAGATGTGGAGGCTCAGGATAGACATGTTACAGGATGGGGAG TTTCTATGGATGCCGTATACTACTCCGGACGTACTTCAGGTTGTGCATCCAGAGGTTTTGGAGCCTCGGCATATGGCGTTGTGGCGCTCTGTGACGGCGCTGATCTACTTTGCTGTCATAGAGTGGCATCAGATAGATCGTGTTCTTCCGCAGTTTGGTGGGGTTCAGCCCATTCCGCATCCCGCCCTGAACATTGACTTTTGA